In Labilithrix sp., a single genomic region encodes these proteins:
- a CDS encoding GreA/GreB family elongation factor — translation MSKAFTKEDDDAGFAKPPSSTMLAVPTGPFRLTAFGAAKLRRSDDERVREALALAEIVPPIDAPDRALLGVVVRVRDEQEHEHEYRLVSAAERALLGEGCSVDGPLGRALLGARVGDTREVALPRGRTELEVVALVAPETPPP, via the coding sequence GTGAGCAAGGCGTTCACGAAGGAAGACGACGACGCGGGCTTCGCGAAGCCGCCGAGCTCGACGATGCTCGCGGTCCCGACGGGCCCGTTTCGTCTCACCGCCTTCGGCGCCGCGAAGCTCCGTCGCTCGGACGACGAGCGCGTCCGCGAGGCGCTCGCGCTCGCGGAGATCGTGCCGCCGATCGACGCGCCCGATCGAGCGCTCCTCGGCGTCGTCGTCCGCGTGCGCGACGAGCAAGAGCACGAGCACGAGTACCGCCTCGTGTCGGCGGCGGAGCGCGCGCTCCTCGGCGAAGGGTGCAGCGTCGATGGGCCGCTCGGTCGTGCGCTCCTCGGCGCGCGCGTCGGCGACACGCGCGAGGTCGCGCTCCCACGCGGCCGCACCGAGCTCGAGGTCGTCGCGCTCGTCGCGCCGGAGACCCCACCGCCGTGA